The Leifsonia williamsii genome includes a region encoding these proteins:
- a CDS encoding NAD(P)/FAD-dependent oxidoreductase yields MSSSSARERYEVVVIGGGPAGLSAALNLARARRRVLLVDGNRPRHAATLMAHGFLTRDGIPPLELRRLGREEVAAYENASVVFAQVGSVTVEADGFAVTGRGVRGGADVDVLTDAVVVATGVAEAMPAIPSLRAYYGTQLHSCVECDGYEKAGEPLALIGETSDLAERALLLTQWTDDLIVFTNGVAPVAEDEERALARLGVRVERRPIDDVEGEKGVMTGIRLVDGTVVPRAGGFLRPVWTPSLSFAASLDLEADAEGYLVTDRHGRTSLPGVYAAGETTAPGPQQLVVAAGSGAVVAAAVNRDLIGLALDETAVL; encoded by the coding sequence ATGTCGTCGTCGTCCGCGCGCGAGCGGTACGAGGTCGTCGTCATCGGCGGCGGGCCGGCGGGGCTGTCCGCGGCGCTGAACCTCGCCAGGGCGCGCCGCAGGGTGCTGCTGGTCGACGGCAACCGGCCGCGCCACGCGGCGACTCTGATGGCGCACGGCTTCCTCACCCGCGACGGCATCCCACCGCTGGAGCTGCGCCGCCTGGGCCGCGAGGAGGTCGCCGCCTACGAGAACGCGTCCGTCGTCTTCGCGCAGGTCGGCTCGGTGACGGTCGAGGCGGACGGATTCGCGGTCACCGGCCGCGGCGTGCGCGGCGGCGCCGACGTCGACGTGCTCACGGACGCCGTCGTGGTCGCGACCGGGGTGGCGGAGGCCATGCCGGCCATCCCGAGCCTCCGCGCCTACTACGGCACCCAGCTGCACAGCTGCGTCGAGTGCGACGGCTACGAGAAGGCGGGGGAGCCGCTCGCCCTGATCGGCGAGACGTCCGACCTGGCCGAGCGCGCGCTGCTGCTGACGCAGTGGACCGACGACCTGATCGTCTTCACGAACGGCGTGGCGCCCGTCGCCGAGGACGAGGAGCGCGCCCTTGCGCGGCTCGGCGTGCGCGTGGAGCGGCGACCCATCGACGACGTCGAGGGCGAGAAGGGCGTGATGACCGGCATCCGGCTCGTCGACGGCACGGTGGTACCGCGTGCGGGAGGCTTCCTGCGCCCGGTGTGGACGCCCTCCCTCTCCTTCGCAGCCTCCCTCGACCTGGAGGCGGACGCCGAGGGCTACCTGGTCACCGACCGCCACGGCCGCACGTCGCTGCCGGGCGTGTACGCCGCGGGCGAGACGACGGCTCCCGGCCCGCAGCAGCTCGTCGTCGCGGCCGGCTCGGGAGCGGTGGTGGCGGCCGCCGTCAACCGCGACCTGATCGGTCTGGCCCTGGACGAGACCGCCGTTTTGTAG
- a CDS encoding acyl-CoA dehydrogenase family protein, whose product MTTTLDEAFSIDHLLSDEERGWRDRARAYAAERIRPVIEQDFEDKHFRRELVAELGALGVLGMHLDDEGCAGAGAVSYGLVCHELEAADSGWRTFVSVQGSLAMSAISKFGSPEQKAEWLPPMARGERIGCFALTEPEGGSDPAAMRTSARRDGGDWVLTGTKRWIGLAALADVAVVWAATDEGVRGFLVPTSTPGFSATAIDGKLSMRASVQCDVVLDEVRVPADAMLPGARGLSGPFSCLNEARYGIVWGAMGAARDCLEVAIERATTREVFGRPIGARQLVQEKLANMLVEYEKGVLLALHLGRLKEAGRLTPTQISVGKLNSVREALTIASEARSILGGDGITNAFPVMRHLANLESVRTYEGTDEIHTLVLGRALTGIAAFA is encoded by the coding sequence GTGACCACCACCCTCGATGAGGCGTTCAGCATCGACCACCTGCTCAGCGACGAGGAGCGCGGGTGGCGCGACCGCGCGCGTGCCTACGCGGCCGAACGCATCCGCCCGGTCATCGAGCAGGACTTCGAGGACAAGCACTTCCGCCGCGAGCTCGTCGCCGAGCTGGGCGCACTGGGTGTCCTCGGCATGCACCTCGACGACGAGGGCTGCGCCGGCGCGGGCGCGGTGAGCTACGGCCTGGTCTGTCACGAGCTGGAGGCCGCCGACAGCGGCTGGCGCACCTTCGTCTCGGTGCAGGGCTCGCTCGCCATGAGCGCCATCTCGAAGTTCGGCTCCCCCGAGCAGAAGGCGGAGTGGCTGCCGCCGATGGCGCGGGGCGAGCGCATCGGCTGCTTCGCCCTCACCGAGCCCGAGGGCGGCAGCGACCCCGCCGCCATGCGCACCAGCGCCCGCCGCGACGGAGGCGATTGGGTGCTCACCGGCACCAAGCGCTGGATCGGCCTGGCCGCCCTCGCGGATGTCGCCGTGGTCTGGGCGGCGACCGACGAGGGCGTGCGCGGTTTTCTGGTGCCGACCTCCACCCCCGGCTTCTCGGCGACCGCGATCGACGGCAAGCTCTCGATGCGCGCCTCCGTGCAGTGCGACGTGGTGCTCGACGAGGTGCGCGTGCCGGCCGACGCGATGCTGCCCGGCGCGCGCGGCCTCTCCGGCCCCTTCTCGTGCCTGAACGAGGCCCGCTACGGCATCGTCTGGGGCGCGATGGGCGCCGCCCGCGACTGCCTCGAGGTCGCCATCGAGCGCGCCACGACCCGCGAGGTCTTCGGCCGCCCGATCGGCGCGCGGCAGCTCGTGCAGGAGAAGCTCGCGAACATGCTGGTGGAGTACGAGAAGGGCGTCCTCCTCGCCCTCCACCTCGGCCGCCTCAAGGAGGCGGGCCGCCTCACCCCGACCCAGATCAGCGTGGGCAAGCTCAACAGCGTCCGGGAGGCGCTCACCATCGCGAGCGAGGCGCGATCGATCCTCGGCGGCGACGGCATCACCAACGCGTTCCCGGTGATGCGGCACCTGGCCAACCTGGAGTCGGTGCGCACCTACGAGGGCACGGACGAGATCCACACGCTCGTGCTCGGGCGTGCGCTGACGGGGATCGCGGCGTTCGCATGA
- a CDS encoding CaiB/BaiF CoA transferase family protein translates to MADGVLAGIRVADFSRVLAGPYCTMMLADFGADVVKIESPGGDDTRSWRPPVDEAGESTYFAAVNRNKRSIVCDLTTADGLAAARGLAESADVVVENFRPGVMERFGLDETALRAANPGVVFCSITGFGRGAGAELPGYDLLVQAVGGLMSITGAADGEPSKVGVALVDVLTGLNAFSGILLALRERDRTGVGSRVDVDLLGSLLAALTNQASSTLATGTSPGRLGNAHPSIAPYELFAAADRELVVAVGNDRQFAAFAGVLGLPALTSDARFATNEARVRDREALRALVAPVLAARPAAEWVALLSAARVPAGLVNSVAEAFAFAAALGQEAAVTTTDPETGRTSRQPATPIHLDTSPALHRTPAPLLGAHEARWRDAGRLAHHSSDDHHPARKDHP, encoded by the coding sequence ATGGCCGACGGCGTCCTGGCGGGGATCCGCGTCGCCGACTTCTCGCGGGTGCTCGCCGGCCCGTACTGCACCATGATGCTCGCCGACTTCGGCGCCGACGTCGTGAAGATCGAGAGCCCCGGCGGTGACGACACCCGTTCGTGGCGGCCACCGGTGGACGAGGCGGGCGAGTCGACCTACTTCGCCGCGGTCAACCGCAACAAGCGGTCGATCGTCTGCGACCTGACGACGGCAGACGGTCTCGCTGCCGCCCGCGGGCTGGCGGAGTCGGCCGATGTCGTGGTCGAGAACTTCCGTCCGGGAGTGATGGAGCGGTTCGGACTGGACGAGACGGCCCTGCGCGCCGCGAACCCCGGTGTCGTCTTCTGCTCCATCACCGGCTTCGGGCGCGGCGCCGGAGCCGAGCTCCCCGGCTACGACCTCCTGGTGCAGGCCGTCGGCGGCCTCATGAGCATCACCGGGGCGGCGGACGGCGAGCCGAGCAAGGTCGGTGTCGCGCTGGTCGACGTCCTGACCGGCCTCAACGCCTTCTCGGGGATCCTGCTGGCCCTGCGCGAGCGCGACCGCACCGGCGTCGGCTCCCGCGTCGACGTCGACCTGCTCGGCTCGCTGCTCGCCGCCCTCACCAACCAGGCGTCGAGCACATTGGCGACGGGAACCTCCCCCGGCCGCCTGGGGAACGCCCACCCCAGCATCGCGCCGTACGAGCTGTTCGCCGCCGCCGACCGGGAGCTCGTCGTGGCCGTCGGGAACGACCGCCAGTTCGCCGCCTTCGCGGGGGTGCTCGGTCTGCCCGCGCTCACCTCCGACGCGCGCTTCGCGACCAACGAGGCGCGGGTGCGGGATCGGGAGGCGTTGCGCGCCCTCGTCGCGCCCGTCCTGGCGGCGCGTCCGGCCGCCGAGTGGGTCGCCCTGCTCTCGGCGGCGCGCGTCCCGGCCGGGCTCGTGAACAGCGTCGCGGAGGCGTTCGCCTTCGCCGCCGCACTCGGCCAGGAGGCCGCCGTCACGACCACAGACCCGGAGACAGGCCGCACCTCCCGCCAGCCCGCCACGCCCATCCACCTCGACACCTCCCCCGCGCTGCACCGCACGCCCGCCCCGCTCCTCGGTGCGCACGAGGCACGGTGGAGGGATGCGGGCCGCCTTGCCCACCACAGCAGCGACGACCACCACCCCGCCCGGAAGGACCACCCGTGA
- a CDS encoding DedA family protein, translating to MAHDLANLLGDVGPLVFYLAVWGLVFAGTALFVGVFIPFITGDSLLFGAGLLTGTNPKLSIWVLAIGVGIAAVLGDQVGFWLGRRLGRPYLTRRGGRWVQAGVRRAERFYELFGWWSVVISRYIPWGRVFIPPIAGISAMKYWRFFTANVVGALSWGVLITVIGYFAAVDPSVRPVAYIVAGVVILASIVAGVRAWVLDRRSRRTAGEEAGRPR from the coding sequence ATGGCCCACGACCTCGCGAACCTGCTCGGCGACGTCGGCCCCCTCGTCTTCTACCTCGCGGTCTGGGGGCTGGTGTTCGCGGGCACCGCGCTGTTCGTGGGGGTGTTCATCCCGTTCATCACCGGCGACTCCCTGCTGTTCGGCGCCGGACTGCTGACGGGCACCAACCCGAAGCTGTCGATCTGGGTGCTCGCGATCGGCGTCGGCATCGCGGCCGTGCTCGGCGACCAGGTCGGGTTCTGGCTCGGCCGCCGGCTGGGCCGGCCCTACCTGACGCGCCGCGGCGGCCGGTGGGTGCAGGCCGGCGTCCGCCGCGCCGAGCGCTTCTACGAGCTGTTCGGCTGGTGGTCCGTCGTGATCAGCCGCTACATCCCGTGGGGCCGCGTCTTCATCCCTCCCATCGCCGGCATCAGCGCGATGAAGTACTGGAGGTTCTTCACGGCCAACGTCGTCGGCGCGCTGAGCTGGGGCGTGCTGATCACCGTGATCGGCTACTTCGCCGCGGTCGACCCGAGCGTGCGACCGGTGGCCTACATCGTCGCCGGTGTCGTCATCCTGGCGTCGATCGTCGCGGGCGTGCGCGCCTGGGTGCTGGACCGGCGCTCGCGGCGGACCGCGGGCGAGGAGGCGGGGCGCCCCCGCTAG
- a CDS encoding isochorismatase family protein has protein sequence MTTLQGREGSALLVIDVQNGVIGGAHRKDEVVATIRGLVDRARAEGTPVVWIQHSDDELARGSDEWRIVDELSPAAGEPVVHKHYADAFEESSLEEVLEGGRVGRIVVAGSQTDECIRSTLHGGLVRGYDVTLVGDAHTTEDLSDWGAPTPDLVIAHTNLYWSNHRAPGRTAEVADAAEVVLG, from the coding sequence ATGACGACACTCCAGGGACGCGAGGGCAGTGCGCTGCTCGTGATCGATGTGCAGAACGGCGTGATCGGCGGGGCGCACCGAAAGGACGAGGTGGTCGCGACGATCCGGGGGCTGGTGGACCGCGCCCGCGCGGAGGGCACCCCTGTGGTGTGGATCCAGCACTCCGACGACGAGCTGGCCCGCGGCAGCGACGAATGGCGGATCGTCGACGAGCTGTCCCCCGCCGCCGGCGAGCCCGTCGTCCACAAGCACTACGCCGACGCCTTCGAGGAGTCCTCCCTCGAGGAGGTGCTCGAGGGCGGACGGGTCGGCCGCATCGTGGTGGCGGGGTCGCAGACCGACGAGTGCATCCGCTCCACCCTGCACGGCGGGCTGGTCCGCGGCTACGATGTGACCCTCGTGGGCGACGCGCACACCACAGAGGACCTCAGCGACTGGGGTGCCCCGACGCCCGACCTCGTCATCGCGCACACGAACCTCTACTGGTCGAACCACCGCGCGCCGGGCCGCACCGCCGAGGTGGCCGACGCGGCGGAGGTCGTGCTCGGCTGA
- a CDS encoding SGNH/GDSL hydrolase family protein, translating into MLAAAAAAGTAGLLAACTLGTPAPDGTTAPTGTPLRLAVIGDDLPYNAPELCDRCTGFADLYAQSITDVTGRPVLVENYSEKAGASATGMASVLGFAPAGLTDAIEKADVLLVSLGDQELPPFYTEMDGCPPPADTFTTPQEAVAIAAATARTCVDAQLARSRTGLASVLRQVRDLNPDAALGVLTHYNIAIGYPAVEEADAATAAAALDVVGYAVSSWNAATCEEAAAVGATCVDLVPSFNGPDGTGDAALLADDHLHPNQDGHSEIAALLASSGLLALDGK; encoded by the coding sequence ATGCTCGCAGCGGCAGCGGCCGCCGGGACGGCGGGACTGCTCGCCGCCTGCACCCTCGGAACCCCCGCGCCCGACGGCACGACGGCGCCCACCGGCACACCGCTCCGGCTCGCCGTGATCGGCGACGACCTGCCGTACAACGCGCCCGAGCTGTGCGACCGGTGCACCGGCTTCGCCGACCTGTACGCGCAGAGCATCACCGACGTGACCGGCCGCCCGGTCCTGGTCGAGAACTACTCCGAGAAGGCGGGCGCGTCGGCGACCGGGATGGCGTCGGTGCTCGGCTTCGCCCCGGCCGGGCTCACCGACGCGATCGAGAAGGCCGACGTGCTCCTGGTCTCGCTGGGAGACCAGGAGCTGCCTCCCTTCTACACGGAGATGGACGGCTGCCCTCCGCCGGCCGACACCTTCACCACCCCCCAGGAGGCGGTCGCCATCGCGGCGGCGACCGCCCGCACATGCGTCGACGCGCAGCTCGCCCGGAGCCGCACGGGCCTGGCCTCGGTGCTGCGGCAGGTGCGGGACCTCAACCCCGACGCCGCCCTCGGAGTGCTCACCCACTACAACATCGCGATCGGCTACCCCGCGGTGGAGGAGGCCGACGCCGCCACGGCCGCAGCCGCGCTGGACGTCGTCGGCTACGCGGTCTCGTCCTGGAACGCCGCCACCTGCGAGGAGGCGGCCGCCGTGGGCGCGACGTGCGTGGATCTCGTCCCGTCGTTCAACGGGCCCGACGGCACCGGCGACGCGGCGCTGCTGGCCGACGACCACCTCCACCCGAACCAGGACGGCCACAGCGAGATCGCCGCGCTCCTGGCGTCGAGCGGGCTGCTGGCGCTGGACGGGAAGTGA
- a CDS encoding arginase family protein — MTTRTSAPWTLLGVPSSAGGHTPGMDLAPAAIRAAGLADRLRERGHTVSDAGDVPGFRRRPDPDHLDRQNIAEAARVAGDVAEAVANLLATGALPLVIGGDCTITVGVVAGFRRAGLPAALLYVDGGPDLHTPGTVDYGNMDAMGVAHMLALPESDPVLAGVGGAPPLLRSAEVVSFGDALPDEGDDLERGRLSDLGIPRFSAARIHDDPEAAARSALAAIESAGDRFVVHFDVDVLGHAHLPLANMPNPDAPPWGLAIPEVEVALRTFAASDRFAGIVLTEVNPGNAPDASTLRAYVDLVVAGIG, encoded by the coding sequence ATGACCACCCGGACGTCCGCCCCTTGGACGCTCCTCGGCGTCCCGTCGAGCGCGGGCGGGCACACGCCCGGCATGGACCTCGCGCCCGCCGCCATCCGCGCCGCGGGCCTCGCCGACCGGCTGCGCGAGCGCGGGCACACCGTGTCCGACGCCGGCGACGTGCCCGGCTTCCGCCGCCGCCCCGACCCGGACCACCTCGACCGGCAGAACATCGCCGAGGCGGCGCGGGTCGCCGGCGATGTGGCGGAGGCGGTGGCCAACCTCCTCGCCACCGGTGCCCTCCCGCTCGTGATCGGCGGCGACTGCACGATCACGGTCGGCGTCGTCGCCGGGTTCCGCCGAGCCGGCCTCCCCGCGGCGCTGCTGTACGTGGACGGCGGCCCCGACCTCCACACGCCCGGCACGGTCGACTACGGCAACATGGATGCCATGGGCGTCGCCCACATGCTGGCCCTGCCCGAGAGCGACCCGGTGCTGGCGGGCGTCGGAGGCGCCCCTCCCCTCCTCCGCTCGGCCGAGGTCGTGTCGTTCGGCGACGCCCTGCCCGACGAGGGCGACGATCTCGAACGCGGAAGGCTCTCCGACCTGGGCATCCCGCGGTTCTCCGCCGCGCGGATCCACGACGACCCGGAAGCCGCCGCCCGCTCCGCGCTGGCCGCCATCGAGTCCGCCGGCGACCGCTTCGTCGTCCACTTCGACGTGGACGTGCTCGGCCACGCGCACCTCCCGCTCGCCAACATGCCCAACCCCGACGCCCCGCCCTGGGGCCTGGCGATCCCGGAGGTCGAGGTCGCGCTCCGCACGTTCGCTGCGAGCGACCGCTTCGCCGGCATCGTCCTCACGGAGGTCAACCCGGGCAACGCACCGGACGCCTCCACCCTCCGCGCCTACGTCGACCTCGTCGTCGCCGGGATCGGCTGA
- the mmsB gene encoding multiple monosaccharide ABC transporter permease: protein MTKVDNTSETAAGAAVNPPDNAFTRRIQHVISDLGRNGIFLALLVVVVLFEFLTGGILLRPQNVSNLIVQNGYILILAIGMVMVIVAGHIDLSVGSIAAFVGAISGVFAVNLGLPWWLSIILSLAVGAVVGAWQGFWIAYVGIPAFIVTLAGMLIFRGLALVVLGNANIGSFPSEYRALGNGFLTDLFGDMDLDPLSLGVGVLAIVAFVVQQVRVRRGRQSYNQDVEPLAWFVTKLVLVSAGIALFAYALASFKGIPVTLIVLAVLVLIYGIIMNRSVFGRHVYAIGGNLHAAELSGIKTRNVTFWLFVNMGFLAALAGLVFTARLNLAGPKAGDGFELEAISAAFIGGAAVQGGVGTIGGAIIGGLIIGVLNNGMSIMGIGIEWQQAVKGFVLLLAVAFDVYNKRRSGGR, encoded by the coding sequence ATGACCAAGGTCGACAACACCAGCGAGACGGCGGCGGGAGCGGCCGTCAACCCGCCCGACAACGCCTTCACGCGCCGCATCCAGCACGTGATCTCGGACCTCGGGCGCAACGGCATCTTCCTCGCCCTGCTGGTCGTGGTGGTGCTGTTCGAGTTCCTGACCGGCGGCATCCTGCTCCGGCCGCAGAACGTCTCCAACCTGATCGTGCAGAACGGCTACATCCTCATCCTCGCCATCGGCATGGTGATGGTGATCGTGGCCGGTCACATCGACCTGTCGGTCGGCTCGATCGCCGCCTTCGTCGGCGCCATCTCCGGCGTCTTCGCGGTCAACCTGGGCCTGCCCTGGTGGCTCTCGATCATCCTGTCGCTGGCGGTCGGCGCCGTCGTGGGAGCCTGGCAGGGCTTCTGGATCGCGTACGTCGGCATACCCGCGTTCATCGTGACATTGGCGGGCATGCTGATCTTCCGCGGCCTCGCTCTCGTCGTGCTCGGCAACGCCAACATCGGCTCCTTCCCGTCGGAGTACCGCGCGCTCGGCAACGGCTTCCTCACCGACCTGTTCGGCGACATGGACCTCGACCCGCTGTCGCTCGGCGTCGGCGTGCTCGCCATCGTCGCGTTCGTCGTGCAGCAGGTGCGCGTGCGCCGCGGCCGGCAGAGCTACAACCAGGACGTGGAGCCGCTGGCCTGGTTCGTGACCAAGCTCGTGCTGGTCTCGGCCGGCATCGCGCTGTTCGCCTACGCGCTCGCCAGCTTCAAGGGCATCCCGGTGACCCTGATCGTGCTCGCCGTGCTGGTGCTGATCTACGGCATCATCATGAACCGCTCGGTGTTCGGCCGCCATGTCTACGCGATCGGCGGCAACCTCCACGCGGCCGAGCTGTCGGGCATCAAGACGCGCAACGTGACCTTCTGGCTGTTCGTCAACATGGGCTTCCTCGCGGCGCTGGCCGGCCTGGTGTTCACCGCGCGGCTCAACCTGGCGGGCCCGAAGGCCGGAGACGGCTTCGAGCTGGAGGCGATCTCGGCGGCGTTCATCGGCGGCGCGGCGGTGCAGGGCGGCGTCGGCACCATCGGCGGCGCGATCATCGGTGGCCTCATCATCGGCGTGCTCAACAACGGCATGTCGATCATGGGCATCGGCATCGAGTGGCAGCAGGCTGTCAAGGGCTTCGTGCTCCTGCTCGCGGTGGCGTTCGACGTCTACAACAAGCGCCGCTCGGGCGGCCGCTGA
- the mmsA gene encoding multiple monosaccharide ABC transporter ATP-binding protein, with product MTSNILEMRGITKTFPGVKALQDVTLSVARGEVHAICGENGAGKSTLMKVLSGVYPHGTYEGDIVYEDRVMEFGSIRDSEAEGIVIIHQELALSPYLSIAENIFLGNEVKGFAGLIDWNKTNAAAAELLARVGLKENPTTKILDIGVGKQQLVEIAKALSKRVKLLILDEPTAALNDEDSAHLLGLILQLKEQGITSIIISHKLNEIRKVADSVTVIRDGRTIETISKGDVTEGRIIKDMVGRDLEHRYPDHTPEIGEEILRVENWTAHHPQDPSRVVVDNVSLNVRRGEIVGIAGLMGAGRTEFAMSLFGRSYGTRISGSVYKAGKEIRIRNVSDAIRHGIAYATEDRKHYGLNLIEDIKRNISLASLDKLSTGGLVDDNREYEVANKYRTSMNIKSPTVLSKVGKLSGGNQQKVVLSKWIYADPDVLILDEPTRGIDVGAKYEIYNIINELAAQGKGIIVISSELPELLGISDRVYALSEGRITGELPIEQATPEAVLTLMTQEKQR from the coding sequence GTGACCAGCAACATTCTGGAGATGCGCGGCATCACCAAGACGTTCCCCGGCGTGAAGGCGCTGCAGGACGTCACCCTCTCGGTCGCACGCGGCGAGGTGCACGCGATCTGCGGCGAGAACGGCGCGGGCAAGTCGACCCTGATGAAGGTGCTGTCGGGCGTCTACCCGCACGGCACCTACGAGGGCGACATCGTCTACGAGGACCGCGTGATGGAGTTCGGCTCCATCCGCGACAGCGAGGCCGAGGGCATCGTCATCATCCACCAGGAGCTCGCGCTGAGCCCCTACCTGTCGATCGCCGAGAACATCTTCCTCGGCAACGAGGTGAAGGGCTTCGCCGGCCTGATCGACTGGAACAAGACCAACGCGGCGGCGGCCGAGCTGCTCGCGCGCGTCGGGCTCAAGGAGAACCCGACCACCAAGATCCTCGACATCGGCGTCGGCAAGCAGCAGCTGGTCGAGATCGCCAAGGCGCTGTCGAAGCGCGTGAAGCTCCTCATCCTCGACGAGCCGACCGCCGCGCTGAACGACGAGGACTCGGCGCACCTGCTCGGGCTGATCCTCCAGCTCAAGGAGCAGGGCATCACCTCGATCATCATCAGCCACAAGCTCAACGAGATCCGCAAGGTGGCCGACTCCGTCACGGTGATCCGCGACGGCCGCACCATCGAGACCATCTCGAAGGGCGACGTGACCGAGGGCCGCATCATCAAGGACATGGTGGGCCGCGACCTCGAGCACCGCTACCCCGACCACACGCCCGAGATCGGCGAGGAGATCCTCCGCGTCGAGAACTGGACGGCGCACCACCCGCAGGACCCGTCCCGCGTGGTGGTCGACAACGTCAGCCTGAACGTGCGCAGGGGCGAGATCGTCGGCATCGCCGGGCTGATGGGCGCCGGGCGGACGGAGTTCGCCATGAGCCTGTTCGGGCGCTCCTACGGCACCCGCATCTCCGGCTCCGTCTACAAGGCGGGCAAGGAGATCCGGATCAGGAACGTCTCCGACGCCATCCGGCACGGCATCGCGTACGCGACGGAGGACCGCAAGCACTACGGCCTCAACCTCATCGAGGACATCAAGCGGAACATCTCCCTCGCCTCCCTCGACAAGCTGTCCACCGGCGGCCTGGTCGACGACAACCGCGAGTACGAGGTCGCGAACAAGTACCGCACGAGCATGAACATCAAGTCGCCGACCGTGCTGTCGAAGGTCGGCAAGCTCTCCGGCGGCAACCAGCAGAAGGTCGTGCTGTCCAAGTGGATCTACGCCGACCCCGACGTGCTGATCCTCGACGAGCCGACCCGCGGCATCGACGTCGGCGCCAAGTACGAGATCTACAACATCATCAACGAGCTCGCGGCGCAGGGGAAGGGGATCATCGTCATCTCCTCCGAGCTGCCGGAGCTCCTCGGCATCTCCGACCGCGTGTACGCGCTGTCGGAGGGCCGCATCACGGGCGAACTGCCCATCGAACAGGCGACCCCCGAGGCGGTCCTCACCCTCATGACCCAGGAGAAGCAGCGATGA
- the chvE gene encoding multiple monosaccharide ABC transporter substrate-binding protein — protein sequence MRKLTRLITAGLATGAIALSLAACSSSSGSSGGGDGGLIGVAMPTKSSERWIADGNNVKKQLEEAGYKVDLQYAEDDIPTQVSQIENMITKGAKALIIASIDGTTLTNVLQEAADSDIKVIAYDRLIRDSENVDYYATFDNYKVGVQQANSLLAGLGLTDLEGKAAADAPKGPFNIELFAGSPDDNNATFFYNGAMDTLKPYLDKGTLVVKSKQTDFNTVATLRWDGEVAQSRMEDILTKTYSDGSKVNGVLSPYDGLSRGIISALTDAGYTTGDSFPAITGQDAELDSVKAIESGEQYATIYKDTRELAKEAVSMAKAVLGGDKPEVNDTKTYDNGKKVVPSYLLDPVIVTKDQIQSVLVDGGYYTEDQIKG from the coding sequence GTGCGCAAGCTCACCCGCCTCATCACAGCCGGCCTGGCCACCGGCGCCATCGCCCTGTCGCTCGCGGCATGCTCCTCCTCGTCGGGATCGTCCGGCGGAGGCGACGGCGGCCTCATCGGGGTCGCGATGCCCACCAAGTCGTCGGAGCGCTGGATCGCCGACGGAAACAACGTCAAGAAGCAGCTCGAGGAGGCCGGGTACAAGGTTGACCTCCAGTACGCGGAGGACGACATCCCCACCCAGGTGTCCCAGATCGAGAACATGATCACCAAGGGCGCCAAGGCCCTGATCATCGCCTCCATCGACGGCACGACCCTGACCAACGTCCTGCAGGAGGCCGCGGACAGCGACATCAAGGTCATCGCCTACGACCGCCTGATCCGCGACTCCGAGAACGTCGACTACTACGCCACCTTCGACAACTACAAGGTCGGCGTGCAGCAGGCGAACTCGCTGCTGGCCGGTCTCGGCCTCACCGACCTCGAGGGCAAGGCCGCGGCCGACGCCCCGAAGGGCCCGTTCAACATCGAGCTGTTCGCCGGGAGCCCCGACGACAACAACGCGACGTTCTTCTACAACGGCGCGATGGACACGCTGAAGCCGTACCTCGACAAGGGCACCCTGGTCGTCAAGAGCAAGCAGACCGACTTCAACACCGTCGCGACGCTCCGCTGGGACGGCGAGGTGGCGCAGAGCCGCATGGAGGACATCCTCACCAAGACGTACTCCGACGGCTCCAAGGTCAACGGCGTGCTCTCCCCCTACGACGGCCTCTCCCGCGGCATCATCTCGGCTCTGACCGACGCCGGCTACACGACTGGCGACTCCTTCCCCGCGATCACGGGCCAGGACGCCGAGCTCGACTCGGTGAAGGCGATCGAGTCCGGCGAGCAGTACGCGACCATCTACAAGGACACCCGCGAGCTCGCCAAGGAGGCCGTGTCGATGGCGAAGGCCGTGCTCGGCGGCGACAAGCCGGAGGTCAACGACACCAAGACGTACGACAACGGCAAGAAGGTCGTCCCGTCGTACCTGCTCGACCCGGTCATCGTCACCAAGGACCAGATCCAGTCGGTCCTCGTCGACGGCGGCTACTACACCGAAGACCAGATCAAGGGTTGA